From Lepisosteus oculatus isolate fLepOcu1 chromosome 8, fLepOcu1.hap2, whole genome shotgun sequence, one genomic window encodes:
- the LOC102692207 gene encoding lysophosphatidic acid receptor 4 — MASLGLNESGGERPEDCAIDDSFKYNLYGAVYSVVFVLGLITNCASLFVFCFRMKLRNETTLFMTNLAVSDLLFVFTLPFKIFYNLNRHWPFGDGLCKVSGTAFLTNIYGSMLFLTCISVDRFLAIVYPFRSRAVRTRRNAGIMCAGVWLLVLGGGISVSFFSTTNVSNSSTTCFEGFSKKTWRTYLSKITIFIELVGFLIPLLLNLGCSSMVLRTLRKPATLCQIGTNKERVLRMIVVHVAIFVVCFVPYNSVLFLYAMVRSQALASCWLERFARTLYPITLCIATLNCCFDPFVYYFTSESFQKSLSTGKTPAKNDGTLKSEQPLSTKGSPPSTTKGGSGDEHRTASNGRELLSESQF, encoded by the coding sequence ATGGCCAGCCTTGGCCTGAACGAGAGCGGAGGCGAACGGCCGGAAGACTGCGCCATCGACGACTCCTTCAAGTACAACCTGTACGGCGCCGTGTACAGCGTGGTGTTTGTCCTGGGCCTGATCACCAACTGCGCCTCGCTCTTCGTCTTCTGCTTCCGGATGAAGCTGCGCAACGAGACGACGCTCTTCATGACCAACCTGGCCGTGTCCGACCTCCTCTTCGTCTTCACTCTGCCCTTCAAGATCTTCTACAACCTCAACCGCCACTGGCCCTTCGGCGACGGGCTGTGCAAAGTCTCCGGCACGGCGTTCCTCACCAACATCTACGGCAGCATGCTGTTCCTCACCTGCATCAGCGTGGACCGCTTCCTGGCCATCGTCTACCCGTTCCGCTCGCGGGCCGTCAGGACCCGGCGCAACGCGGGGATCATGTGCGCGGGGGTGTGGCTGCTGGTCCTGGGGGGCGGGATCTCCGTCTCCTTCTTCTCCACCACCAACGTGTCGAACTCCAGCACCACCTGCTTCGAAGGCTTCTCCAAGAAAACCTGGAGGACCTACCTGTCCAAGATCACCATCTTCATCGAGCTGGTGGGCTTCCTCATCCCCCTGCTGCTCAACCTGGGCTGCTCCTCCATGGTCCTGCGGACTCTGCGCAAGCCGGCCACTCTCTGCCAGATCGGCACCAACAAGGAGCGGGTGCTGAGGATGATCGTGGTGCACGTGGCCATTTTCGTGGTCTGCTTCGTGCCCTACAACTCGGTCCTCTTCCTTTACGCCATGGTGCGGTCCCAGGCGCTGGCCAGCTGCTGGCTGGAGCGCTTCGCCCGCACCTTGTACCCCATCACCCTCTGCATCGCCacgctgaactgctgcttcgaCCCCTTCGTCTACTACTTCACCTCCGAGTCCTTCCAGAAGTCCCTGAGCACGGGGAAGACGCCGGCGAAAAACGACGGCACGCTTAAGAGTGAGCAGCCCCTGTCCACCAAGGGCAGCCCCCCCAGCACCACGAAGGGGGGGAGCGGGGACGAGCACAGGACAGCCAGCAACGGCAGGGAGCTCCTGTCCGAATCCCAGTTCTGA
- the p2ry10 gene encoding putative P2Y purinoceptor 10, whose translation MTPPTAAAVCRGSNVTCNSTCPENSSWDESIYILYTVFYLVIFIPGLLGNSLGLFILCRFISKKTKAVIFMINLAVADLAHVLSLPLRIYYYVNHTWPFGKAMCLLCFYLKYLNMYASIAFLMCISLQRCIFLMKPFCAKDWKRRYDVRISLLVWLVVGACCSPFILMRSSAGQNSSGCFKDLPTRKLDLRLSVTMMTFAELCGFVIPLAVIATCTWRIMRSLRRTETGTMLQDANDKRRALRLVLMCTVVFLLCFAPYHVNFLFYLMSGQDIITYCPLRYAVRRFHPISLCLASLNCCLNPFIYYFLTTEFRQQLSRHGSSVIRGRLMSRESASSFRD comes from the exons ATGACTCCCCCTACAGCAGCCGCCGTGTGCCGAGGAAGCAACGTCACCTGCAACAGCACCTGCCCAGAGAACAGCAGCTGGGATGAAAGCATCTACATCCTCTACACTGTCTTCTACCTGGTCATCTTCATCCCGGGGCTGCTGGGCAACAGCCTGGGGCTGTTTATCCTGTGTCGCTTCATCAG CAAGAAGACCAAAGCGGTCATCTTCATGATCAACCTGGCAGTGGCCGACCTTGCCCACGTGCTGTCGCTGCCCCTCCGCATCTACTACTACGTCAACCACACCTGGCCCTTCGGCAAGGCCATGTGCCTGCTGTGCTTCTACCTGAAGTACCTCAACATGTACGCCAGCATCGCCTTCCTCATGTGCATCAGCCTCCAGCGCTGCATCTTCCTCATGAAACCCTTCTGCGCCAAGGATTGGAAGCGGCGCTACGACGTGCGGATCAGCCTGCTGGTGTGGCTGGTGGTGGGGGCCTGCTGCTCGCCCTTCATCCTGATGAGGAGCAGCGCGGGCCAGAACAGCAGCGGCTGCTTCAAGGACCTGCCCACCCGCAAGCTGGACCTGCGCCTCTCCGTCACCATGATGACCTTCGCCGAGCTGTGCGGCTTCGTCATCCCGCTGGCGGTGATCGCCACCTGCACCTGGCGGATCATGCGCTCCCTGCGGCGGACGGAGACGGGCACCATGCTGCAGGACGCCAACGACAAGCGCAGGGCCCTGCGCCTGGTGCTCATGTGCACCGTCGTCTTCCTGCTCTGCTTCGCGCCCTACCACGTCAACTTCCTGTTCTACCTGATGTCGGGGCAGGACATCATCACCTACTGCCCCCTCCGCTACGCCGTCCGCAGGTTCCACCCCATTTCCCTCTGCCTGGCCAGCCTCAACTGCTGCCTCAACCCCTTCATCTACTACTTCCTCACCACCGAGTTCCGCCAGCAGCTCTCTCGGCACGGCAGCTCCGTCATCCGGGGCCGCCTCATGAGCCGGGAGAGCGCCTCCTCTTTCCGAGACTAG